The proteins below come from a single uncultured Carboxylicivirga sp. genomic window:
- a CDS encoding methyl-accepting chemotaxis protein, with the protein MEKSILKSKLARKLFFSVTISITISVSILIVMSAISNFNEIKTNTVNELASISFERSKHFETKFNDLKMLAKSISNDTYIHDYFMNARNGEDNEEVRQMISDMMNHELQLQNVIIENLFFTLDGAVVIDGLNGATIGYNAKEDANNTWYADTYQTREPTVGKITQSPITGDPVVLINNPIVEKDELLSLFAIAIKLNGFSLDILSNMGDKEYQTIIVDNEGTVIASKDTSMIFNLNIYKDEAYAELANQMKISDNGNGFFTVDDEEYIGVFSKMEGNLFALSYAPIRVYQQPIRVNLIGSTIALVIFVLLGGAYAFFLSAGVTRPLLKINDLINRMSQGDLSGKSDVQSKDELGELSSAYNLMVDRLTEIVDGIQNSAGQIENGTSEIAKSAMGISQGATEQASSLEEISSVVEEITGSIGQNTDNSVNTDKISRNAAVEMAGVKEESAKAVEANQAISEKIQIISDIAAQTNILALNAAVEAARAGERGKGFAVVAVEVRKLAELSNRAAKEIVDLANQSYKLSQSSLDRLTELMPQIEKTSDLVQEIAAASQEQNNGVNQVNGAIQELNNVTQQNSVASEELASSSEELASQAVSLNEAISYFKTQENK; encoded by the coding sequence ATGGAAAAAAGTATTCTAAAATCAAAGCTGGCCAGGAAATTGTTTTTCTCAGTCACAATCTCAATCACTATTTCGGTATCTATTTTAATCGTGATGTCTGCCATTTCTAATTTTAACGAAATAAAGACAAATACAGTCAATGAATTAGCATCAATATCATTTGAAAGAAGCAAGCACTTTGAAACCAAATTCAATGATCTAAAGATGTTGGCAAAGTCAATCTCTAATGATACTTATATTCATGATTATTTCATGAATGCTAGAAATGGTGAAGATAATGAAGAGGTAAGACAGATGATTAGCGATATGATGAATCATGAGTTACAGTTACAGAATGTAATTATCGAAAACTTGTTTTTTACATTGGATGGGGCGGTTGTAATTGATGGTTTAAATGGTGCAACGATTGGTTATAATGCTAAAGAAGATGCCAATAATACTTGGTATGCTGATACATATCAAACAAGAGAACCAACAGTTGGTAAGATTACTCAATCACCCATTACTGGTGATCCTGTGGTGTTAATCAATAATCCCATTGTTGAAAAAGATGAGCTGCTATCTCTTTTTGCGATAGCCATAAAATTAAATGGATTTTCATTGGATATTCTTAGTAATATGGGGGATAAGGAGTATCAAACAATTATAGTTGACAATGAAGGAACTGTAATTGCATCAAAAGATACTTCCATGATTTTCAATTTAAATATTTATAAAGATGAAGCATATGCTGAGTTAGCTAACCAAATGAAAATTAGTGATAATGGTAATGGTTTTTTTACTGTTGACGATGAAGAATATATTGGTGTTTTCAGTAAGATGGAGGGTAATTTATTTGCTTTATCATATGCACCAATAAGGGTTTATCAGCAGCCAATTCGTGTAAACCTAATTGGCTCAACCATTGCATTAGTCATATTTGTGCTATTAGGTGGAGCTTATGCATTCTTTTTATCAGCAGGAGTTACTCGTCCGTTGTTAAAAATAAACGATTTGATCAACCGTATGTCTCAAGGTGATTTATCCGGAAAATCAGATGTACAATCAAAAGATGAATTAGGTGAATTGTCTAGTGCCTATAATTTGATGGTTGATAGACTCACCGAGATTGTAGATGGTATTCAAAATAGTGCTGGGCAGATAGAAAATGGAACTTCAGAAATAGCTAAAAGTGCTATGGGTATTTCACAAGGAGCTACAGAACAGGCATCATCATTAGAAGAGATTTCTTCAGTGGTGGAAGAAATTACCGGTTCGATAGGTCAAAATACGGATAACTCTGTGAATACAGATAAAATATCTCGCAATGCAGCAGTTGAGATGGCAGGTGTGAAAGAAGAATCAGCTAAAGCTGTTGAAGCGAATCAAGCCATTTCAGAAAAAATACAAATCATATCAGATATTGCTGCTCAAACCAATATACTTGCCTTGAATGCTGCTGTTGAGGCTGCTCGCGCAGGTGAGCGTGGGAAAGGATTTGCGGTTGTTGCTGTTGAAGTACGAAAGTTGGCAGAATTAAGTAATCGGGCTGCTAAAGAAATTGTTGATTTGGCCAATCAAAGTTATAAGTTGTCGCAAAGTTCTTTGGATCGATTAACTGAATTAATGCCACAAATTGAAAAGACATCTGATTTGGTTCAGGAAATTGCAGCTGCAAGTCAGGAGCAGAATAATGGTGTAAATCAGGTAAATGGAGCTATTCAGGAATTGAATAACGTAACTCAACAAAATTCGGTTGCATCTGAAGAGCTAGCCTCGTCATCAGAAGAATTAGCTTCACAGGCTGTTAGTTTAAATGAAGCAATTTCATATTTTAAGACACAAGAAAATAAGTAG
- a CDS encoding SDR family oxidoreductase — MQNKVIIITGASSGIGLGCAREFAQRGAKLTLAARSADKLEEIKAELQSKGSEVLTIKTDVSIEADCKNMVDETIKAFGKIDILINNAGISMRALFKDVDLDVIKQVMDVNFWGTVYSTKYALPYLLENNGSVVGISSIAGYVGLPGRTGYSSSKFAMHGFLEALRVENLKTGLHVLIAAPGFTASNVRKAALTANGSNQGATPRKEEKMMTAEEVAQHLAKAIIKRKPTLILTFIEGKFTVFLKKIAPGLLRKLTYSHMAKEPESPFK; from the coding sequence ATGCAAAATAAAGTCATCATAATAACCGGTGCGTCTTCCGGAATTGGGTTGGGCTGTGCCCGCGAGTTCGCCCAAAGGGGTGCTAAACTCACTTTAGCCGCCAGAAGTGCCGATAAATTAGAAGAAATAAAAGCTGAGTTACAATCCAAAGGATCAGAAGTCCTTACTATCAAAACAGATGTTAGTATTGAAGCTGATTGTAAGAACATGGTTGATGAAACGATTAAAGCTTTTGGCAAAATAGATATTCTAATTAATAATGCAGGGATATCGATGCGTGCATTATTTAAAGACGTCGACTTAGATGTCATTAAACAAGTGATGGATGTAAATTTTTGGGGTACTGTTTATTCAACTAAATATGCACTTCCTTATCTTCTTGAGAATAATGGATCAGTAGTTGGTATTTCTTCCATTGCAGGTTATGTTGGCCTACCTGGTCGAACTGGATATTCTTCTTCAAAATTTGCTATGCATGGCTTTTTAGAGGCATTACGCGTTGAAAATTTAAAAACAGGTTTACATGTCCTAATTGCGGCTCCTGGTTTTACCGCATCTAATGTACGTAAAGCAGCATTAACCGCAAATGGCAGCAATCAAGGCGCAACTCCCCGTAAAGAAGAAAAAATGATGACTGCTGAAGAAGTTGCTCAACATTTAGCTAAAGCAATTATAAAACGTAAACCAACGTTGATACTTACCTTTATCGAGGGCAAATTCACTGTATTCCTTAAAAAAATTGCTCCTGGTTTATTACGTAAGTTAACTTATAGTCATATGGCTAAAGAACCAGAATCTCCTTTTAAATAA
- a CDS encoding thioesterase family protein translates to MIESISTIEVRYGETDQMGIVNNANYPSYYEIGRTEWLRNLGMSYRQLEDSGIMMPLVDLYSRYYRPALFEDLLTISTVVKEMPRVKIRFDHTIHNQHGELINKGYCQLAFMRADTRTATRIPTILKDLMEKHF, encoded by the coding sequence ATGATTGAAAGCATAAGTACCATTGAGGTAAGATATGGTGAGACTGATCAAATGGGCATTGTTAACAATGCCAACTATCCAAGCTATTACGAGATTGGAAGAACCGAATGGTTAAGAAACCTAGGCATGTCATATCGCCAGTTAGAAGATAGTGGAATAATGATGCCCTTGGTAGATTTATACTCGCGTTACTATCGACCTGCTCTTTTCGAGGATTTACTTACGATTAGTACTGTTGTTAAAGAAATGCCTAGGGTAAAAATACGCTTTGACCACACCATCCATAATCAACATGGCGAATTAATAAATAAAGGTTATTGTCAACTTGCTTTTATGCGAGCAGATACTCGAACAGCCACACGTATTCCAACTATTTTAAAAGATCTAATGGAAAAGCACTTTTAA
- a CDS encoding LysE family transporter, whose amino-acid sequence MSLKHILDGIIIGISASIPLGPIGVLVIQRTLNKGRLSGFFSGLGAAFSDTIYAIIAGFSLSFIVGFIETQMLWIQIIGALVLIGLGLKIFFDNPAVQLRRQRKRSSSLFQDFVSTFMLTIANPLAVFLFLAFFAGFRVVDAQQQVFDRFLLILGVFMGASIWWFTLSTLINTLRSKINLRRLFWLNKIAGSVIIVLVCVAFIVWVGNEYLWAKP is encoded by the coding sequence ATGAGTTTGAAACATATATTAGATGGTATCATAATAGGTATTTCTGCTTCAATTCCATTAGGTCCAATTGGAGTTTTGGTGATACAACGTACTCTAAATAAAGGGCGTTTGTCGGGATTTTTCTCGGGTTTAGGTGCTGCCTTTTCAGATACTATTTATGCTATCATAGCTGGATTTAGTTTATCCTTTATTGTAGGTTTTATTGAAACACAGATGCTTTGGATTCAGATTATAGGAGCGTTGGTGCTAATAGGCCTCGGTCTTAAGATCTTTTTTGACAATCCAGCGGTTCAATTGCGACGACAAAGAAAACGTAGTTCAAGTTTATTTCAGGATTTTGTCTCAACTTTTATGCTTACAATTGCCAATCCACTAGCGGTATTTTTATTTTTAGCGTTTTTTGCCGGATTTAGAGTAGTAGATGCACAACAACAAGTGTTTGATCGATTTTTATTGATATTAGGTGTATTTATGGGAGCAAGCATCTGGTGGTTTACCTTAAGCACATTAATAAATACTTTGCGTTCAAAAATTAATTTGCGCCGTTTATTCTGGTTAAATAAAATTGCGGGTAGTGTAATTATTGTATTGGTGTGTGTAGCTTTTATTGTTTGGGTAGGTAATGAGTATCTTTGGGCTAAGCCTTAA
- a CDS encoding inorganic phosphate transporter — translation MENIYLILVIVLFALAISDLIVGVSNDAVNFLNSAIGAKAAPYTVIMIVAAIGILFGATFSSGMMEVARKGIFNPQFFFFDEIMIIFLAVMITDVILLDLFNTFGMPTSTTVSIVFEILGAAVAVSIIKVSNDPSMNVSQYINTAKALAIISGILLSVVISFSVGAIVQYITRLLFSFDYDKRLNYFGAIYGGIAITAITYFILVKGAKTVTFIDDTTKDWIKHNGMTIIAVSFVAWTILLQILKLIFKLDILKVIVLAGTFALAMAFAGNDLVNFIGVPLAGFESFHIFQKAGLDAGMVSMEALAGKVHTPTYMLIIAGLVMVVTLWTSKKARAVVQTSLDLSRQQEGDERFGSSVLARSIVRSSINASKAVESVLPAALSARINKQFDSTNYDERRRKLGKEAPAFDMLRASVNLVVASILISLATNMKLPLSTTYVTFMVAMGSSLADRAWGRESAVYRITGVLSVIGGWFFTAFSAFTAAFVMAMLIATTGLWMIGILILFALFMVFRTHLMPKKASEEIEVSDYEIEEVEDEIPAEKVLAKCTNSVTKTLESIADIYAQTIHDFEAEDRKGLKEVNKTVKSINKKTKKLKSNVYPTVMKLQEQSIDSSLYYVQVIDYLRETAHCLSFISEPCFTHLDNNHRIFKPEQFEDLNNVNASVKDFIADTVSIIKKGNYEKLNKLMDKQEDILESIRDYRKAQLKRIKNEKAGTKVSLLYLNILHETQNLMLHMVNLVKAQRDFVDFQKK, via the coding sequence ATGGAAAATATCTATTTAATTTTGGTTATCGTATTGTTTGCGTTAGCCATATCTGACCTAATCGTTGGTGTTAGTAACGATGCTGTCAACTTTTTAAATTCAGCTATTGGAGCCAAGGCCGCTCCATACACCGTTATTATGATTGTTGCTGCGATAGGTATTCTGTTTGGAGCAACGTTTTCAAGCGGAATGATGGAAGTTGCCCGGAAGGGGATTTTTAATCCTCAGTTTTTCTTCTTTGATGAGATAATGATCATCTTTTTAGCTGTAATGATTACAGATGTAATCTTACTCGATTTGTTTAATACATTTGGTATGCCAACTTCAACAACGGTATCCATCGTATTCGAAATCTTAGGTGCAGCAGTAGCCGTTTCAATCATCAAGGTAAGCAATGATCCGAGCATGAACGTTAGCCAGTACATCAATACTGCTAAAGCTTTGGCTATTATCTCCGGAATATTACTTTCGGTAGTCATTTCATTCTCAGTTGGCGCTATTGTTCAATACATTACCCGCCTGCTTTTTTCTTTTGATTATGACAAACGTCTGAACTATTTTGGAGCAATTTATGGTGGTATTGCTATTACAGCTATTACTTACTTTATTTTAGTTAAAGGAGCAAAAACCGTAACTTTTATTGATGATACCACAAAAGATTGGATTAAACACAATGGCATGACAATTATTGCCGTTAGTTTTGTGGCCTGGACTATTCTGCTTCAAATTCTGAAACTTATATTCAAGTTAGATATACTTAAAGTGATTGTATTGGCAGGTACTTTTGCCTTAGCAATGGCTTTTGCGGGTAACGACCTTGTTAACTTTATTGGAGTTCCGTTAGCTGGTTTTGAGTCATTCCACATCTTCCAAAAAGCAGGTTTAGATGCAGGAATGGTTAGTATGGAAGCTTTAGCAGGTAAAGTACACACTCCAACCTATATGTTGATTATAGCTGGTTTGGTGATGGTAGTAACCTTATGGACATCTAAAAAAGCAAGAGCTGTAGTGCAAACTTCACTTGACTTAAGTCGTCAACAAGAAGGTGATGAACGCTTTGGATCATCTGTCCTTGCTCGTTCTATTGTTCGCAGCTCTATCAATGCATCAAAAGCTGTTGAAAGTGTTTTGCCTGCAGCACTAAGCGCTCGAATCAATAAACAATTCGACTCTACTAACTACGATGAGAGAAGAAGAAAACTAGGAAAAGAAGCTCCTGCTTTTGATATGCTTCGAGCTTCGGTAAATCTAGTAGTAGCAAGTATCTTAATTTCGTTGGCAACCAATATGAAATTACCATTATCAACTACATATGTTACCTTTATGGTGGCTATGGGTAGTTCATTAGCCGACCGTGCTTGGGGACGCGAAAGCGCAGTTTACCGTATTACCGGAGTTCTTTCTGTAATTGGAGGATGGTTCTTTACGGCTTTCTCTGCTTTTACAGCAGCCTTTGTGATGGCAATGTTAATCGCAACTACAGGTCTTTGGATGATTGGAATTTTAATTCTGTTTGCCTTGTTTATGGTATTCAGAACTCACCTAATGCCTAAAAAAGCAAGTGAAGAAATTGAAGTATCAGATTACGAAATTGAGGAAGTTGAGGATGAAATTCCTGCTGAAAAGGTATTGGCAAAATGTACCAATAGTGTTACCAAAACTTTAGAAAGTATTGCTGATATATATGCTCAAACGATTCATGACTTTGAGGCTGAAGATCGTAAAGGTTTAAAAGAGGTAAATAAAACGGTAAAATCGATTAACAAGAAAACCAAAAAGCTAAAAAGTAATGTTTATCCAACAGTAATGAAGCTTCAGGAACAATCGATTGATTCGAGTTTATACTATGTTCAGGTAATTGATTATTTACGAGAAACTGCTCATTGTTTATCTTTTATTTCAGAACCTTGTTTCACTCACCTTGACAACAATCATAGAATCTTTAAGCCGGAGCAATTCGAAGATTTGAACAATGTAAATGCATCTGTTAAAGATTTTATTGCTGATACTGTTTCAATCATCAAAAAAGGTAATTACGAAAAACTCAATAAGCTAATGGATAAACAAGAAGACATTCTTGAATCAATTCGTGATTATAGAAAAGCACAGTTGAAACGTATTAAAAACGAAAAAGCTGGAACCAAAGTTAGCTTGCTCTACTTAAACATCTTACACGAAACACAAAATCTGATGTTACACATGGTTAACCTTGTAAAAGCACAACGCGATTTTGTTGATTTCCAAAAAAAGTAA
- a CDS encoding TonB-dependent receptor: MKTSYLYAIVMAILCIFAFRPSAYTQTPPPEPICRLTGTITAEGEPLPFATITINNTTLGAASDLQGAFELGHIPTGEFLVKAQAIGYKPIEKQITFEAGKTANITFDLESDVLGLEQVVVTADRKETKRTQASVIVNTVTPKLLNNSESISIGEGLNYVPGLRLENNCQNCGFTQIRMNGMDGAHSQVLINNRAIFSNLAGVYGLELMPASMIERIEVIRGGGSALYGSNAVAGTVNLITKDPLANAYEISSQYSSIGVGTDGKTSSDYSTNLNTTIVSEDKRTGLALFGFYRNRDPYDANDDSYSEISKIENLTLGARLNHRIDYRSKVTLDFIQMNEERRGGNKFDYPSHEADISEAVEHKITTTALTYERFVGTGSLWSVYGSAQNVDRASYYGANQSLADYGQTDGLTYNIGTQFKSDFGNNSIISGIEAVNDVLEDNKLGYLDIETGEHIPNTVITDQKKSVYGVFAQYDRQLGKVKVSFGGRFDHYEITDLEHKDGNNNGNVFSPRANVLWHILPSLQWRASYSQGYRAPQVFDEDLHIETSGSRKVIHANDANLKEETSHSYMTSFDFNKQFGIWKIGLLAEGFYTNLNDAFASSPEYDETTGVTTYIRSNDENGATVKGVNFEATVSPTNKMYLRAGFTKQTSTFGSAQELGEKDFLRTPNDYGFFSIDYDVLPDLCLIATGTYTGKMKIAYYGENFKENDNIIIEDDISGAIRTTPTFFDLGFKAEYKLKLSGLPFQVFAGVKNIFNSYQSDFDYGVDRDPAYIYGPMNPRTIYCGIKLSNIL; encoded by the coding sequence ATGAAAACAAGCTATTTATATGCCATTGTCATGGCTATACTATGCATTTTTGCATTCCGACCGTCAGCCTATACACAAACTCCCCCACCTGAACCAATTTGTCGTTTAACAGGTACGATTACAGCCGAAGGTGAACCTTTACCTTTTGCCACCATCACAATTAATAACACAACATTAGGTGCTGCTTCCGATTTACAAGGAGCATTTGAATTGGGGCATATTCCAACTGGTGAATTCTTGGTTAAAGCTCAAGCCATAGGCTACAAACCCATTGAAAAACAAATAACTTTCGAAGCCGGAAAAACAGCAAATATCACTTTTGATCTTGAAAGTGATGTTTTAGGATTAGAGCAGGTTGTAGTTACAGCCGATCGGAAAGAAACCAAAAGAACACAAGCATCGGTTATTGTTAATACAGTTACACCAAAGCTTCTTAATAACTCCGAATCAATTTCAATTGGCGAAGGATTAAATTACGTTCCCGGATTACGATTGGAAAACAATTGTCAGAATTGTGGTTTTACACAAATTCGTATGAACGGAATGGACGGGGCACACTCTCAGGTACTAATTAACAACCGTGCCATTTTTAGTAATCTGGCAGGTGTATATGGTTTAGAACTGATGCCAGCCAGTATGATTGAGCGAATTGAAGTAATAAGAGGAGGTGGTTCAGCTCTTTACGGAAGTAATGCTGTGGCCGGAACCGTTAATCTCATAACCAAAGATCCACTTGCAAATGCTTATGAGATTAGCTCTCAATACAGTTCGATAGGCGTTGGAACTGATGGTAAAACTTCTTCTGATTATTCAACTAACCTTAATACAACTATTGTAAGCGAAGATAAAAGAACAGGTTTAGCACTTTTTGGTTTTTACCGAAATCGCGATCCTTACGATGCTAATGATGACTCATACTCTGAAATATCTAAAATAGAAAACCTTACTTTAGGTGCTCGTTTAAATCATCGTATTGACTATAGAAGCAAAGTCACTCTGGATTTTATTCAAATGAATGAAGAGCGTCGCGGTGGTAATAAATTTGATTATCCAAGCCATGAAGCTGATATCTCAGAAGCAGTTGAGCACAAAATAACAACAACAGCTCTAACTTATGAGCGATTTGTTGGAACAGGAAGCTTATGGTCTGTGTACGGATCGGCACAAAATGTTGACAGAGCATCGTACTACGGAGCTAATCAAAGTCTTGCTGATTATGGACAAACCGATGGTCTGACCTACAATATTGGAACTCAGTTTAAATCTGATTTTGGTAACAATTCCATTATATCAGGTATAGAAGCAGTTAATGATGTACTCGAAGACAACAAGTTGGGGTATCTCGACATTGAAACCGGAGAACATATACCCAATACGGTAATTACCGATCAAAAGAAGAGCGTATACGGTGTTTTTGCACAATACGACCGACAACTGGGTAAAGTAAAAGTATCGTTTGGTGGCCGTTTTGATCACTATGAAATTACTGATTTGGAACATAAAGATGGGAATAACAATGGTAATGTATTTAGTCCTCGAGCCAATGTACTGTGGCATATTCTCCCATCATTACAATGGAGAGCAAGTTACTCACAAGGCTACAGAGCTCCTCAGGTTTTTGACGAAGATTTACATATCGAAACCTCTGGTTCACGTAAAGTAATACATGCCAATGATGCAAATCTAAAAGAAGAGACCAGTCATAGTTATATGACATCTTTCGATTTTAACAAGCAATTTGGCATTTGGAAAATTGGATTATTAGCCGAAGGATTTTACACGAATCTTAATGATGCATTTGCTTCTTCACCGGAGTATGACGAAACAACCGGAGTAACAACCTACATCAGAAGCAACGATGAAAATGGAGCAACAGTGAAAGGTGTTAACTTCGAAGCTACAGTGTCACCAACAAACAAAATGTATTTACGAGCAGGATTTACCAAACAAACGAGCACATTTGGATCGGCTCAGGAACTTGGTGAAAAGGATTTCTTGCGTACTCCTAACGATTATGGTTTCTTCTCTATTGATTATGATGTTTTACCTGACCTTTGTTTAATTGCAACTGGAACTTACACAGGCAAAATGAAGATTGCCTATTATGGTGAAAACTTCAAAGAAAATGATAACATTATTATTGAAGATGATATTTCAGGAGCCATTCGTACCACACCAACTTTCTTCGACCTTGGCTTTAAGGCTGAGTATAAACTTAAACTTAGTGGTTTACCTTTTCAAGTATTTGCAGGAGTTAAAAATATCTTCAATTCGTATCAAAGCGATTTTGATTATGGTGTTGATCGTGATCCAGCATACATTTACGGTCCAATGAATCCACGTACTATCTATTGCGGTATTAAACTTAGTAACATACTATAA